The following proteins are encoded in a genomic region of Longimicrobiaceae bacterium:
- a CDS encoding type II toxin-antitoxin system VapC family toxin yields the protein MELVIDTSALIAVIANEPEKPALVEQTTGAVLLAPSSVHWEIGNAFSAMLKRDRITLAQAQSALAIYQKIPIRFLDVELQQALTLSAELGIYAYDAYLIAAAQSQRCALLALDRGLIHAARQAGISVVEVGS from the coding sequence GTGGAACTGGTAATCGACACCTCCGCGCTCATCGCGGTCATCGCCAACGAGCCAGAGAAACCCGCTCTCGTGGAACAGACCACCGGGGCGGTGCTCCTGGCCCCCTCCTCTGTCCACTGGGAGATCGGCAACGCCTTCTCGGCCATGCTCAAGCGCGACCGGATCACGCTGGCCCAGGCACAGAGCGCGCTCGCTATCTACCAGAAGATCCCGATCCGCTTCTTGGACGTGGAACTACAACAGGCGCTGACGCTCTCGGCCGAGTTGGGGATCTACGCCTATGACGCATATCTCATCGCGGCTGCCCAGAGCCAGCGGTGCGCGCTTCTTGCGCTGGATCGGGGACTCATCCACGCGGCCAGGCAGGCCGGCATTTCTGTAGTGGAGGTGGGCTCATGA
- a CDS encoding GNAT family N-acetyltransferase yields MDYELTEEADVESIQAAVRRGIRGADPPDVGSRDYRPLALALRAPDGALLGGLYGATTWGWLLVDGLWVAEELRGRGLGRRLLLAAEAAAVERGCRGAWLGTFDFQARGFYERLGYTVFAELPDFPPGHTHYHLRKTFASPA; encoded by the coding sequence CAATTCAGGCGGCGGTCCGGCGCGGCATCCGCGGTGCCGACCCGCCGGACGTGGGGTCGCGCGACTACCGCCCGCTCGCCCTCGCGCTCCGCGCGCCAGACGGCGCTCTCCTGGGCGGACTGTACGGCGCGACCACGTGGGGGTGGCTCCTGGTCGACGGCCTCTGGGTCGCCGAGGAGCTACGCGGCCGAGGCCTCGGGCGGCGCCTGCTGCTGGCCGCTGAGGCGGCGGCAGTCGAGCGTGGATGTCGCGGCGCGTGGCTGGGGACGTTCGACTTCCAGGCGCGCGGGTTTTACGAGCGGCTGGGCTACACCGTGTTCGCCGAGCTCCCCGACTTCCCGCCCGGGCATACGCACTATCACCTCCGGAAGACCTTCGCATCACCAGCGTAG
- a CDS encoding type II toxin-antitoxin system Phd/YefM family antitoxin, which produces MKVYTYSEARQNFASVLEQARKEGAVRIRRRDGESFVLKPEASTGSPLDVDGIDLDVTTDEIVAFVREGRREVR; this is translated from the coding sequence ATGAAGGTCTACACGTATTCGGAGGCACGGCAGAACTTCGCATCCGTGCTGGAGCAGGCGCGCAAGGAGGGCGCGGTGCGAATCCGTCGCAGGGACGGGGAGAGCTTCGTCCTCAAGCCGGAGGCATCCACCGGCTCTCCTCTGGACGTCGATGGCATCGACCTCGACGTCACTACCGACGAGATCGTTGCTTTCGTACGCGAGGGCCGCAGGGAGGTTCGCTGA